In Sphingobacterium sp. PCS056, the following proteins share a genomic window:
- a CDS encoding beta-N-acetylhexosaminidase: MITKKLGKAAAFIVLFTISSSVTKAQLSLIPKPDFIEMTEGSYFFPSSGKIQIGDKTFDTVGQYLQKQLLSKFGYTGLIHHDKKQISAIQFVRKQHLESEEYEIKTAGSTLIIYASSPAGATHAVSSLLQAFSFGNKSASGITIPAFEIKDKPAYPWRGFMLDESRHFFGKEKVKSILDWMAFYKLNKFHWHLTDEPAWRLEIQKYPLLTLVGGIGSQTDPYAPAAYYTQADITEIVAYAQERNIEVIPEIDMPGHATAANRAYPQLSGGGNEKHPDFTFHPAKDITYSFLTQVLRETKALFPSAVIHLGGDEVSFGSETWNSDTHVQDLKQKHDLNDNKAVENYFMRRMADSLKTMDATLLAWDEMVDADLSKEKTILMWWRHDKPEQLKAILKAGYKTILTPRLPLYFDFVQEESHKYGRKWGKLYNPLENVYNFSPDHYASLTTEKNQILGIQGNLWTETVINTNRLDYLTFPRLAALAEVGWTKSSNKNYVQFSESLKKHLNLYREANLYYYDPFTNAHPEPVVIKKTQRVYIDNPE, encoded by the coding sequence ATGATCACAAAAAAACTTGGCAAAGCAGCAGCATTTATCGTCTTGTTTACGATTAGCTCCAGTGTTACGAAAGCACAGTTATCTCTAATTCCGAAGCCAGATTTTATAGAGATGACGGAAGGGTCGTATTTCTTTCCTTCATCTGGTAAAATACAGATTGGAGATAAGACTTTTGATACGGTTGGTCAGTATCTTCAAAAGCAGCTTTTATCAAAATTTGGTTATACAGGACTTATCCATCATGATAAAAAACAGATTTCAGCAATTCAATTTGTTCGTAAGCAACATCTTGAAAGTGAAGAATATGAAATTAAGACAGCGGGCAGTACGCTAATTATTTATGCAAGCTCTCCTGCAGGAGCTACCCATGCCGTCAGTTCGCTTTTGCAAGCATTTAGCTTTGGAAATAAATCTGCGTCTGGAATCACTATTCCTGCTTTTGAAATCAAAGATAAACCAGCATATCCGTGGCGAGGTTTTATGTTAGATGAATCACGTCACTTTTTTGGAAAGGAGAAGGTGAAATCCATCTTAGATTGGATGGCATTTTATAAACTCAATAAGTTCCACTGGCACTTGACTGATGAACCCGCTTGGCGATTAGAAATCCAAAAATATCCTCTATTAACATTGGTCGGTGGTATTGGCTCCCAGACTGATCCATATGCTCCCGCGGCCTATTATACGCAGGCAGACATTACAGAGATTGTAGCTTATGCACAAGAAAGGAACATCGAAGTCATCCCAGAAATCGATATGCCGGGCCATGCCACAGCGGCTAATCGGGCTTACCCGCAACTGAGTGGTGGTGGAAATGAAAAACATCCGGATTTTACTTTTCATCCGGCTAAAGATATAACGTATTCTTTTTTAACTCAGGTATTGCGTGAAACGAAAGCGCTGTTTCCATCGGCGGTAATACATTTAGGCGGAGATGAAGTATCCTTTGGTAGTGAAACATGGAATTCAGATACCCACGTGCAGGATTTGAAGCAGAAGCATGATCTAAATGATAACAAAGCGGTAGAAAATTACTTTATGCGTCGCATGGCAGATTCGCTAAAAACAATGGATGCCACTTTACTAGCATGGGATGAGATGGTAGATGCCGATTTATCAAAAGAGAAAACGATACTCATGTGGTGGCGACATGATAAACCCGAGCAGTTGAAAGCCATATTAAAGGCTGGCTATAAAACAATACTGACACCAAGATTACCACTTTATTTTGATTTTGTACAGGAAGAATCGCATAAATATGGGCGAAAATGGGGAAAACTGTACAATCCTTTAGAAAATGTTTATAATTTTTCTCCAGATCATTATGCTTCGTTGACGACCGAGAAAAATCAGATTTTAGGTATTCAGGGAAATTTATGGACGGAAACCGTTATCAATACCAATAGATTAGACTATTTAACTTTTCCACGATTGGCCGCTCTGGCGGAGGTCGGTTGGACGAAAAGTTCAAATAAAAATTACGTGCAATTTTCAGAATCATTGAAAAAACATTTGAATTTGTATCGTGAAGCAAATTTGTACTACTACGATCCATTTACAAATGCACATCCTGAACCGGTGGTGATAAAAAAGACACAACGCGTTTATATTGATAATCCTGAATAA
- a CDS encoding DUF1801 domain-containing protein: MANNKTVATSDSVQDFIAQIPDEQKRKDSDRLIQIMEEITGEPAVLWGPSIIGFGSYHYKYASGHEGNAPLAGFSPRKSAISLYLYICENDIDLDLKKLGKFKMSKACIYVKKLSDIHEDFLIKIIKDSIVAVKIKYG; the protein is encoded by the coding sequence ATGGCAAACAATAAAACTGTTGCAACTTCGGATTCAGTTCAGGATTTCATTGCACAAATACCAGATGAGCAGAAAAGAAAAGATAGTGATAGACTCATCCAAATTATGGAAGAGATCACTGGTGAACCTGCCGTACTATGGGGACCCAGTATTATTGGTTTTGGTTCGTACCACTACAAGTATGCAAGTGGCCATGAAGGAAACGCACCTTTGGCCGGATTTTCACCACGTAAAAGCGCCATTTCTTTATATCTATACATTTGTGAAAATGATATAGATCTTGATCTTAAAAAATTAGGAAAATTCAAAATGAGCAAGGCCTGTATCTATGTTAAAAAGTTGTCCGATATTCATGAAGATTTCCTCATTAAAATTATAAAAGATAGTATTGTTGCTGTAAAGATAAAATATGGATAA
- a CDS encoding ABC-F family ATP-binding cassette domain-containing protein encodes MLILENISYIHPNKDLLFQNINLSLHDHQKIALIGNNGVGKSTLLKIIAGELQPADGHISTDGSLYYVPQIFGQYNHLSVAQVLKIESKLTALQEILAGNVTEDNFTALEDDWNIEDRCQQALNYWMLTDIDLGQKLSSLSGGQKTKVFLAGINIHQPKLILLDEPSNQLDSISRSLLYQYIQTSTCSIVIVSHDRSLLNQLEFMYEMNATGLTGYMGDYDFYLEEKKIIQDALQSDVKHLEKELRKTKVNARRTLERQQKLDTRGKAKQQKEGVSRIMMNTLRNNAEKSTAKLKDIHSEKSTGLSKELQTLRKEIPDIDKIKFGLTDSTLHTGKILYKINSLNRQIHDKLLWQEDLNFQISSAERIAIKGENGAGKSTLIQILLNNTPKFTGEVYRFPHISIYIDQDYSIINNDLTIYDQVQQFNDTGLLEHEIKIRLNRFLFGKESWDKRCRALSGGEKMRLCLCCLTIRNLAPDMIVMDEPTNNLDIQNIEILTEAIKTYQGTLLIVSHDDYFLKEINIQKIIQL; translated from the coding sequence ATGCTTATTCTAGAAAACATTTCATATATACATCCAAACAAAGATCTTTTATTTCAAAATATTAATCTGAGTTTACACGATCATCAAAAAATTGCTCTAATCGGTAATAACGGAGTTGGGAAATCCACTTTATTAAAGATCATTGCAGGTGAATTACAACCCGCTGACGGACATATAAGCACCGATGGCAGCCTATACTATGTTCCTCAAATATTTGGGCAGTACAATCATTTATCTGTTGCTCAGGTTTTAAAAATAGAATCAAAATTAACAGCTCTCCAAGAAATACTGGCTGGTAACGTGACTGAAGATAATTTTACTGCTCTTGAGGATGATTGGAATATAGAGGACCGCTGTCAGCAGGCTCTGAATTATTGGATGTTGACCGATATAGATCTCGGTCAAAAATTATCATCTTTAAGTGGCGGACAAAAGACAAAGGTTTTTTTGGCGGGTATCAACATTCATCAACCAAAATTGATTCTCTTAGATGAGCCGAGCAATCAATTAGACAGTATAAGTCGTTCTTTATTATATCAATATATACAGACTTCCACATGTTCGATTGTCATTGTGAGCCATGATCGCTCGTTATTAAATCAGCTTGAATTTATGTACGAGATGAATGCAACCGGATTGACCGGCTATATGGGAGATTATGATTTCTATCTTGAAGAAAAAAAAATCATACAAGATGCGCTCCAATCAGATGTAAAGCATCTCGAAAAAGAGCTACGAAAGACCAAGGTTAATGCACGTCGAACATTAGAACGCCAACAGAAACTTGATACTCGAGGAAAAGCAAAGCAACAAAAAGAAGGTGTCTCGAGAATTATGATGAATACCTTGCGGAATAATGCTGAAAAAAGTACTGCTAAATTAAAAGATATCCATAGTGAAAAAAGTACAGGCTTATCAAAAGAATTACAAACTTTAAGAAAGGAAATTCCTGATATTGATAAAATAAAATTTGGATTAACAGATTCAACCTTACATACTGGCAAAATCCTTTATAAAATTAATTCTCTTAACCGTCAAATTCATGATAAATTGCTATGGCAAGAAGATTTAAACTTTCAGATTAGCAGTGCTGAACGTATCGCAATAAAAGGTGAAAATGGTGCTGGAAAAAGTACACTTATACAGATCCTTTTAAACAACACGCCGAAGTTTACAGGTGAGGTATATCGTTTTCCCCATATATCGATATATATCGATCAAGATTATTCCATCATCAATAATGACCTAACGATCTATGATCAAGTGCAACAATTTAATGATACAGGACTACTGGAACATGAAATCAAAATTAGATTAAATCGATTCTTATTTGGAAAAGAATCATGGGATAAGCGATGTCGGGCATTAAGTGGTGGCGAAAAAATGCGACTATGTCTATGTTGTTTAACCATTCGCAACTTAGCTCCAGACATGATTGTTATGGATGAACCTACCAATAACTTGGATATCCAAAATATAGAAATATTAACTGAAGCAATCAAAACGTATCAAGGTACCTTATTGATCGTATCTCATGATGATTATTTTTTAAAGGAAATAAATATCCAAAAAATAATACAACTTTAA
- the htpG gene encoding molecular chaperone HtpG, which produces MNTEKGSISIHTENIFPVIKKFLYSDNEIFLRELVSNAVDASQKIKRLASLGQYQGEVGDLLVDVKLDEAAKTITISDNGIGMTAEEIKKYINQVAFSGATEFMEKFKEANDANEIIGRFGLGFYSAFMVADNVEIETLSYQDGAEAAHWTCDGSTSYEISAGTRTTRGTDIILHINEESSEFLSQSRLQEILDKYARFLPVNIRFGTKTTSEPDGEDEEGKPKYKSVEVDNIINNTSPAWTKAPSELTDADYLAFYKELYPYSMDEPLFWIHLNVDYPFNLTGILYFPKIKNELEIQRNKIKLYSRQVFITDEVKDIVPEFLMLLHGVIDSPDIPLNVSRSFLQADSNVKKINNYITKKVADKLQEIFKTDRKGFEEKWNDIGLFIKYGMLSDEKFAEKANEFCLLTNTDKENYTIKEYFEKVKDIQVDKDGNIIYLYTHDAAQQDSFISSAKTKGYDVLVLDGPLDTHITSYLEQKGGEKAQLKRVDADVIDKLIQKDEKQELSISEDESKQALSIFEKAISRPDMKVEVDALSAEELPVSVTIDEFMRRMKDMAKTNGGMNFYGNLPDNYKVTVNGNHPLVKRILSSTEEEGAQLAKQAFDLALLSRGLLTGAALTSFVKRSVEMI; this is translated from the coding sequence ATGAACACAGAAAAAGGATCTATTTCAATCCACACGGAAAACATTTTTCCTGTCATTAAAAAATTCTTATACTCTGATAATGAGATCTTCTTACGCGAGTTAGTTTCAAACGCGGTGGATGCTTCTCAAAAAATAAAACGCTTAGCTTCATTAGGTCAATACCAAGGTGAAGTAGGTGATTTATTAGTTGATGTAAAACTTGATGAAGCGGCAAAAACGATCACCATTTCGGATAATGGTATCGGTATGACTGCTGAAGAGATTAAGAAATACATCAATCAAGTTGCTTTTTCAGGTGCAACTGAATTTATGGAAAAATTCAAAGAAGCAAATGATGCAAATGAAATCATCGGTCGATTTGGATTAGGTTTCTATTCCGCATTTATGGTTGCTGATAACGTTGAAATCGAAACGTTATCTTACCAAGATGGGGCAGAGGCTGCGCACTGGACATGTGATGGTAGTACTTCGTATGAAATTTCTGCAGGTACACGTACGACACGTGGTACTGACATCATTTTACACATTAATGAAGAGTCTTCAGAATTCCTAAGCCAATCGCGCTTACAGGAGATCTTGGACAAATATGCGCGCTTCCTTCCTGTAAATATCCGCTTCGGAACGAAAACAACGTCTGAGCCAGATGGAGAAGATGAAGAAGGAAAACCAAAATATAAATCTGTTGAAGTTGATAACATCATCAACAACACAAGCCCAGCTTGGACAAAAGCTCCATCTGAACTGACAGATGCCGACTATTTGGCTTTCTATAAAGAGTTGTATCCATATTCAATGGACGAACCATTATTCTGGATCCATTTAAATGTGGATTATCCATTTAATTTAACCGGAATTTTATACTTCCCGAAAATTAAAAATGAATTAGAAATTCAACGTAATAAAATTAAATTATACTCACGTCAAGTATTCATTACCGACGAAGTAAAAGATATTGTTCCTGAATTTTTAATGTTGTTACATGGTGTAATTGACTCACCGGATATCCCATTAAACGTTTCAAGAAGCTTCTTACAAGCAGATAGTAACGTGAAAAAGATCAACAACTATATCACTAAAAAAGTAGCTGATAAGTTGCAGGAAATCTTTAAAACAGATCGTAAAGGTTTTGAAGAAAAATGGAATGATATCGGTCTTTTTATCAAATATGGTATGTTGAGCGATGAGAAATTTGCTGAAAAGGCAAATGAATTCTGTCTATTGACCAATACTGATAAAGAAAACTATACGATTAAAGAGTATTTTGAGAAAGTAAAAGATATTCAGGTTGATAAAGACGGTAATATCATCTATCTCTATACCCACGATGCGGCACAACAAGATAGCTTTATTTCAAGTGCAAAGACAAAAGGTTATGATGTACTGGTATTAGATGGTCCACTGGATACTCATATTACTTCCTATTTGGAACAAAAAGGTGGCGAGAAGGCACAGTTGAAGCGTGTAGATGCAGATGTTATCGATAAGTTGATTCAAAAAGATGAGAAACAGGAATTGTCAATTTCTGAAGATGAATCTAAACAGGCATTATCGATCTTTGAAAAAGCTATTAGCCGTCCGGACATGAAAGTTGAAGTGGATGCTTTATCTGCTGAGGAATTACCTGTATCAGTAACGATCGATGAGTTTATGCGTCGTATGAAAGATATGGCAAAAACGAACGGCGGTATGAACTTTTACGGCAACTTACCTGACAACTATAAGGTAACCGTAAATGGTAACCATCCACTGGTGAAACGCATTTTATCAAGTACTGAAGAAGAAGGTGCGCAATTGGCAAAACAAGCGTTTGACTTAGCTTTATTATCTCGCGGTTTGTTAACAGGTGCTGCTTTAACGTCATTTGTGAAACGCAGTGTTGAGATGATCTAA
- a CDS encoding alpha-L-fucosidase produces MNNLLSRSILAVALLAGANSLQAQWTGPKIKSTEIKEIKYGPLSPANRTDEAMVAFRNYGLGQFIHWGLYAIPGNEWEGVSARGGAAASEWIRSWRGPSAPKDWVNTYDNLYKQFNPKDFDAKRWAKQAKDMGAKYVIFTTKHHDGFAMWPTKYSPYNISKTPYKKDIVKEVVDAYTAVGIDVYLYFSVLEWNNPDYMGKEPITAEEKKKFDKFLKYTRNQLLELMTNYPQMKGFWFDGTWDQSWIKSYDFTYNLEKELREKHPGLIIGSRFRNDEFGKRHFDSNGQMLGDYEQGWERKLPGDITWLEGRDWDCVMTIPPNGWGYMKDWSGIYTKTTDDIIDMLTYSASLSGNFVLNFGPDGQGNMHPEEDKIAKELGEWMKINGEAIYGAKHAGMTNSKLGYFTKKADNLYLTVFNRPVNHIVRISVPKAATEVPVSATLLANGQMLEVRHSDLGIDLDKNTYYDVLLPKSFQSDRAFVIKMKTGAPKIKAEKLMDAKM; encoded by the coding sequence ATGAATAACTTATTAAGCAGATCTATACTTGCTGTGGCATTGTTAGCTGGAGCCAATTCTCTACAGGCACAATGGACCGGACCAAAAATTAAATCAACAGAAATCAAAGAAATTAAGTATGGACCATTGTCACCTGCCAATCGTACAGATGAGGCAATGGTTGCATTCCGCAATTATGGATTAGGTCAATTTATACATTGGGGGCTATATGCAATACCAGGGAATGAATGGGAAGGAGTGAGTGCACGTGGAGGTGCGGCAGCATCTGAATGGATCCGTTCATGGAGAGGACCATCAGCCCCTAAAGATTGGGTGAATACATACGACAACCTTTACAAACAATTTAATCCCAAAGATTTTGACGCAAAGCGTTGGGCAAAGCAAGCAAAAGACATGGGAGCGAAGTACGTGATTTTTACGACAAAGCACCATGATGGTTTCGCGATGTGGCCAACCAAATATTCGCCTTATAATATCAGTAAGACACCCTATAAAAAAGATATTGTGAAAGAGGTTGTAGATGCCTATACCGCAGTAGGTATCGATGTGTACCTTTATTTCTCTGTATTGGAATGGAACAATCCAGATTATATGGGCAAAGAACCAATAACGGCAGAGGAAAAGAAAAAGTTTGATAAATTCTTGAAATATACTAGAAATCAATTACTGGAGTTGATGACCAATTATCCACAGATGAAAGGATTTTGGTTTGACGGTACTTGGGATCAGTCTTGGATAAAGTCTTATGATTTTACTTACAATCTTGAAAAAGAACTTCGGGAAAAACATCCTGGTCTTATCATTGGCTCCCGTTTCCGAAATGATGAATTTGGGAAACGTCATTTTGATTCCAATGGTCAGATGTTGGGTGATTATGAACAAGGCTGGGAGCGTAAATTGCCGGGAGATATCACTTGGTTAGAGGGGCGCGATTGGGATTGTGTGATGACGATTCCACCAAACGGTTGGGGATATATGAAAGATTGGTCGGGTATTTATACCAAAACCACCGATGATATTATCGATATGCTGACCTATTCAGCATCCCTAAGTGGTAATTTTGTTTTAAATTTCGGGCCAGATGGCCAGGGAAATATGCATCCTGAGGAAGATAAAATAGCAAAAGAGCTTGGTGAGTGGATGAAAATAAATGGTGAAGCGATCTATGGAGCCAAACATGCAGGAATGACCAATTCTAAACTGGGGTACTTCACTAAAAAAGCAGATAACTTATACCTCACTGTTTTCAACAGGCCCGTCAATCATATTGTCCGGATATCTGTACCCAAGGCAGCGACAGAGGTTCCTGTGTCTGCCACGTTATTAGCTAATGGACAAATGTTAGAGGTGCGTCATTCGGATCTTGGTATTGATCTCGATAAAAATACCTATTATGATGTGCTATTGCCGAAAAGTTTCCAGTCGGATAGAGCCTTTGTCATTAAAATGAAAACGGGTGCACCTAAAATAAAAGCGGAGAAGCTAATGGATGCTAAGATGTAA
- a CDS encoding DUF2891 domain-containing protein has protein sequence MFKILVTIFTCTVLLSCNNSNKNQGSTSQQSETGNSETGKNQQVVLDSTEAKRILALPLHCLEQEYPNKLGQVIGSAQDLKSPKQLHPIFYGCFDWHSSVHGYWSIVKILKTFPNLSESKQARLILNDKITKTNVDQEIAFFLDSNNTSFERTYGWAWLLQLQAELLTWNDPEGKQWATALQPLADLLVKRYEGYLPKLVYPIRSGQHDNTAFGFSLSMDYAKVTQDNAFENLITQHAKRLFINDKSCSLAFEPSGSDFLSPCLEEALLMTKVLNDDEYKKWLTDFMPDLFVKEFKLEPGIVKDRTDGKLVHLDGLNFSRATCLNGIATKLPELNHLHQQANNHLAYSLPNISNDYYMGSHWLGTFALYAITHQ, from the coding sequence ATGTTCAAAATATTAGTTACCATTTTTACTTGTACTGTTTTATTGTCATGCAACAATAGCAACAAAAATCAAGGATCGACTTCTCAACAATCAGAAACAGGAAATAGCGAAACAGGAAAAAATCAACAGGTCGTGCTGGATTCTACTGAGGCAAAAAGAATATTGGCATTGCCATTACATTGCCTTGAACAGGAGTATCCAAATAAACTGGGTCAGGTCATCGGATCTGCTCAGGATCTGAAATCACCAAAACAATTACATCCCATTTTTTACGGTTGTTTTGATTGGCATTCATCCGTTCATGGCTATTGGTCTATCGTTAAAATATTGAAAACTTTCCCTAACCTCAGTGAAAGTAAACAGGCGAGACTGATCCTGAATGATAAGATAACCAAAACGAATGTTGATCAGGAAATTGCTTTCTTCCTGGACAGTAATAATACAAGCTTCGAACGCACCTATGGATGGGCGTGGCTCTTGCAGCTGCAGGCAGAGTTGTTGACTTGGAATGATCCTGAAGGGAAACAGTGGGCCACAGCGCTACAGCCTTTGGCAGATCTGCTTGTAAAACGTTATGAAGGGTATTTACCTAAACTTGTTTATCCGATCCGTTCGGGACAGCATGATAATACCGCTTTTGGATTTAGTTTATCAATGGATTATGCAAAGGTAACGCAAGATAACGCTTTTGAAAATTTAATTACACAACATGCAAAGCGCCTTTTTATAAACGATAAATCTTGCTCTCTGGCATTTGAGCCAAGTGGTAGCGACTTTCTTTCTCCTTGTTTAGAAGAGGCATTATTGATGACAAAAGTTTTAAATGATGACGAATATAAAAAATGGTTAACAGACTTTATGCCCGATTTATTTGTGAAAGAATTTAAGTTAGAGCCGGGTATTGTTAAAGACCGTACGGATGGCAAGCTTGTTCATTTAGATGGATTGAATTTTAGCCGTGCAACTTGTCTTAATGGCATCGCTACTAAACTACCGGAACTAAATCATTTACATCAACAGGCAAATAACCATTTGGCTTACTCATTGCCTAATATCAGCAATGACTACTATATGGGCTCACATTGGTTAGGAACATTTGCGCTTTATGCCATAACACATCAGTAA
- a CDS encoding OsmC family protein — MNIVKASIGTDKYKTSVIAGKNSIVVDEPLDKGGLDLGFQPQELLAASLASCTAITLKMYADHKEWTVNSFQVDVMIEQSEDKSTTKFVRKISFEGKLDEKQHTRIVAIANACPIHKILLSQIAIDTILV; from the coding sequence ATGAATATCGTAAAAGCATCCATTGGTACAGATAAATATAAAACATCTGTAATTGCAGGAAAGAACAGTATTGTTGTTGATGAACCTCTTGATAAAGGTGGGCTTGATCTAGGTTTTCAACCACAGGAACTCCTGGCTGCTTCATTGGCCTCTTGTACTGCCATTACGTTGAAAATGTATGCTGACCATAAAGAATGGACAGTCAACTCTTTTCAGGTGGACGTAATGATTGAACAATCTGAAGATAAGAGCACAACAAAATTTGTAAGAAAAATAAGTTTTGAAGGTAAACTAGATGAAAAACAACACACTCGTATTGTAGCTATAGCCAATGCTTGTCCAATCCATAAAATACTTCTTTCCCAAATAGCGATCGATACGATACTCGTTTAA
- a CDS encoding TraB/GumN family protein → MKKLSLMAIIAFIVATFTVRAQENAILWKISGNGLAKDSYLLGTMHLMCEEDYLLKDKIKNLIPKVDVITFEINIGSEENKPIIPEMMKPDSNFLKGMTKAELTQMDSILTSQQLSIQMLDMMSPAVFISLLSLKSLECSDPRKVKTMETDIQALATASNKKIDNLETLKFQMDMLNNMFKASDLLEYLNKIDEMPAISKKMVTAYQTENLKELETIIYDNSYMSKEDLANFLTKRNINWMNKIPSKMSASSHLFAVGAGHLVGKNGLLNLLAAKGYKLTPIL, encoded by the coding sequence ATGAAAAAGTTATCACTCATGGCTATCATAGCCTTTATTGTCGCTACATTTACAGTTCGTGCACAAGAAAATGCCATTCTTTGGAAAATATCAGGAAATGGTTTGGCCAAAGACTCCTACCTATTAGGTACGATGCATCTGATGTGTGAAGAAGACTATCTGTTAAAGGATAAAATCAAAAATCTGATCCCCAAAGTTGATGTGATAACCTTTGAAATTAATATTGGTTCAGAAGAAAATAAACCCATCATCCCTGAAATGATGAAACCTGACAGCAATTTCCTTAAAGGTATGACCAAAGCTGAACTCACTCAAATGGATAGCATCCTCACCTCACAACAACTGTCTATTCAAATGCTCGATATGATGTCACCAGCTGTATTTATATCCCTTTTAAGTTTAAAATCTTTAGAGTGCTCAGATCCTAGAAAAGTGAAAACAATGGAAACAGATATCCAAGCCCTGGCAACAGCTTCAAATAAAAAGATAGATAATCTCGAAACATTAAAATTTCAAATGGATATGTTAAACAATATGTTTAAAGCATCTGATTTATTGGAATATTTAAACAAAATTGATGAGATGCCAGCAATATCAAAAAAAATGGTAACCGCTTATCAAACCGAGAATTTAAAAGAGCTGGAAACAATTATTTATGATAATAGTTATATGTCTAAAGAAGATCTAGCAAACTTCTTGACTAAACGTAATATCAATTGGATGAATAAAATTCCATCGAAAATGTCAGCATCTTCCCATCTATTTGCTGTTGGAGCAGGACATTTAGTTGGAAAAAATGGTCTTTTAAACCTATTAGCGGCTAAAGGCTATAAGCTCACTCCCATTCTTTAA
- a CDS encoding pirin family protein — MSNIGIIIEERAADIGNFMVGRLLPFRQKRMVGPFSFIDHMGPAALNEYENLDVGPHPHIGLSTLTYLFEGAIMHRDSLGTEMEIKPGAVNWMTAGKGVTHSERTPEYLRHTDKFLHGLQIWVALPKELEECEPSFEHTNAEDLPHWEDDQGVNFRLIAGEAFGKKSPVSVYSKLYFIEIKSKNKAKVSIGKDLYGESGLYILSGTITDAGTTFESKQLLIAKDAQLCEFEIGEDTTIYIFGGEPFPEERYILWNFVSSSKERLEQAKQDWIDKKFPPVANETGYIPLPEFYLTKKTS, encoded by the coding sequence ATGTCAAACATTGGTATCATTATAGAAGAACGTGCCGCAGATATCGGTAATTTTATGGTTGGTCGATTATTACCATTTCGTCAAAAAAGAATGGTAGGTCCCTTTTCTTTTATAGATCATATGGGGCCTGCAGCATTAAATGAATATGAAAATCTAGATGTCGGTCCTCATCCTCACATTGGATTGTCGACATTAACTTATCTTTTTGAGGGGGCGATCATGCATCGCGATAGTTTAGGTACAGAGATGGAAATAAAACCTGGTGCTGTCAACTGGATGACTGCAGGTAAAGGTGTAACTCATTCAGAGCGCACTCCTGAATACCTTAGACATACCGACAAATTTTTACATGGTTTGCAAATTTGGGTTGCTCTACCAAAAGAGCTCGAAGAATGTGAACCTTCTTTTGAACATACAAATGCTGAAGATCTACCTCATTGGGAAGATGACCAAGGTGTCAACTTTAGGTTGATCGCAGGCGAAGCCTTTGGTAAAAAGTCTCCGGTCTCCGTATACAGTAAGCTTTATTTCATTGAAATTAAATCAAAAAATAAAGCAAAAGTTAGTATTGGAAAAGACCTATATGGTGAATCAGGACTTTATATCTTATCAGGTACAATCACTGATGCAGGAACAACTTTTGAATCAAAACAACTTCTGATAGCAAAAGATGCGCAATTGTGCGAATTTGAAATTGGTGAAGACACCACAATTTACATTTTTGGAGGTGAGCCTTTTCCAGAAGAGCGGTATATCCTTTGGAATTTTGTAAGTTCATCTAAAGAAAGATTAGAGCAAGCCAAGCAAGATTGGATTGACAAAAAATTTCCTCCTGTTGCTAATGAAACTGGCTATATACCGCTTCCAGAATTTTATCTAACAAAAAAAACATCATGA